Proteins found in one Plodia interpunctella isolate USDA-ARS_2022_Savannah chromosome 24, ilPloInte3.2, whole genome shotgun sequence genomic segment:
- the Vps16B gene encoding spermatogenesis-defective protein 39 homolog, whose translation MNTSTDDDDYWNTSFTKTQALIFDDDVLSTQEILAIGQQSSPGKAEDSIFSSVLSNTKPSLLPLSSLVSPQILELILQAQSGKTSSKELKTDPETVAVTLKRLVLGRTYSMHVHRSLKSKKELLDGAIAIGDGNAILTVVLFLIQTLNKKLVCELLTSRPLALNHYISFLRNEGKITELTDLLTMLGRSHEASIYQFYHHIKTQGNNVDGMLRKLANLLANHFTQPGVDVHQSKMVADYVKLLEWQKHVNKPDLMNLSPLDCLSYCCTHHWHETSGNMMSPMTVCQRQQIPPRQYDWVVLNVQGRLKKWDVVESLFTKKDWFGRTTVSSHIPMETLLARLSQLQASSKLLATCVGGASSENSLKYSLMYKIHNVVIETYAKNKDRISLTNYKMTLSPQSEEYILAENTLRDNSIKWKN comes from the exons ATGAATACCTCAACCGATGATGACGACTATTGGAACACGAGTTTCACAAAAACGCAAGCTTTAATATTTGATGATGATGTT cTTTCTACGCAAGAAATTCTAGCTATAGGCCAACAATCTTCACCGGGGAAGGCAGAAGACAGTATATTTAGTAGCGTACTATCGAACACAAAACCTTCTTTGTTGCCTCTATCAAGCCTGGTTTCTCCTCAAATTTTGGAATTAA TTCTTCAAGCCCAGTCCGGTAAGACGTCTAGCAAGGAACTGAAGACAGACCCTGAGACAGTTGCTGTGACCCTAAAGCGATTGGTCCTTGGACGGACATACTCTATGCATGTGCATAGGAGTCTGAAGAGCAAGAAGGAACTACTCGATGGAGCTATTGCTATCGGAGATGGCAATGCTATACTTACG GTGGTCCTGTTTCTAATACAAACACTGAATAAGAAGCTGGTCTGTGAACTCTTGACTTCGAGGCCTCTAGCTCTCAACCACTACATCAGTTTCCTACGTAATGAGGGCAAGATCACTGAACTTACTGACCTTCTCAC aatGCTTGGAAGGAGTCATGAAGCTTCA ATATACCAATTCTACCACCACATAAAGACGCAGGGCAACAACGTGGATGGTATGCTGCGAAAGCTCGCCAACTTGCTCGCCAACCACTTCACACAACCCGGGGTCGATGTCCATCAATCCAAGATGGTGGCAGATTACGTCAAGCTATTAG AATGGCAGAAACACGTGAATAAACCAGACCTGATGAACTTGTCTCCTCTCGATTGCCTATCGTACTGCTGCACACATCACTGGCATGAGACTTCCGGCAATATGATGTCACCCATGACTGTGTGTCAAAGACAACAG ATCCCACCGCGTCAGTACGATTGGGTGGTCCTCAACGTGCAAGGTAGACTGAAGAAGTGGGACGTAGTGGAGTCACTGTTTACTAAAAAG GATTGGTTCGGACGCACGACAGTGTCGTCGCACATACCTATGGAGACACTGCTGGCCAGACTGAGTCAACTTCAAGCCAGTAGCAAACTGCTGGCCACATGTGTTGGGGGCGCCAGCTCTGAAAACAGCTTGAAGTATTCCCTTATGTACAAG ATCCATAATGTGGTGATAGAGACGTACGCGAAGAACAAGGACAGAATATCGCTGACCAATTACAAGATGACGCTCAGTCCGCAGTCAGAGGAGTACATTCTAGCTGAAAACACTTTGAGAGATAAC tcAATAAAATGGAAGAATTGA
- the LOC128680468 gene encoding uncharacterized protein LOC128680468, with the protein MTTPVQPAPVTGRVKNPCRICDLSVADKGGVQCKGACGRWAHYKCLGFTPQMILDARDGKFEIICPCPHCNLKKLDEELHKEWQCIQVDGSCPKERIDKPRVLKPSACVAEIQECNKATCDPPCSAAITKKSVTPRPATAVKPTVATKPPTPTKSAATPTTVVARAGNDSTTASVKSTAVSPAGSPHSLPVADNPNSGSSGPVSPVSKSPVSDSPVPNIPVAKTPIKKVAVPKVAISDSPKSGSPVPKKPVPQVPHKIEAQTSYTFPCTAKGGIVPCGQSPPCAGPTPCGPNYPCAIIEAEKHKKVLYKHVKHRFKNPYECIPPILDKTPSDMSLTNQNLICDSDVCRDLDCGPDAMCNTDAFTYEGNRLLKCVRDPICTKNPKPVPMAGNPHTRNTIPKERKFEKSPKPADINLGSQQAPCRNCKCCTASGPMLDQFKCVSTWCPTKYPRTLKSATTCTEDKSKSCTCMKVNRLATDIITTTELANTHSRLIPSVSDSMVLKTGQSTLMCAIDQLCATVGQLTGQIQMLLVRKPK; encoded by the exons ATGACTACACCGGTTCAACCAGCGCCTGTAACGGGTCGAGTGAAGAATCCTTGCAGAATCTGTGACCTGTCCGTTGCTGACAAAGGCGGGGTGCAGTGTAAGGGGGCTTGTGGCAGATGGGCCCACTACAAATGCCTGGGCTTCACCCCCCAAATGATCTTAGACGCACGCGATGGTAAATTCGAAATAATTTGTCCATGCCCACATTGTAATCTGAAAAAGTTGGACGAAGAGTTGCATAAGGAGTGGCAATGTATACAAGTGGACGGATCTTGTCCGAAGGAAAGAATTGATAAGCCGAGGGTGCTAAAGCCATCTGCGTGCGTTGC GGAAATACAGGAATGCAACAAAGCCACGTGCGATCCGCCATGTAGCGCTGCTATCACAAAAAAATCAGTTACACCAAGACCTGCAACTGCTGTAAAACCAACAGTTGCGACGAAACCGCCAACTCCTACAAAGTCAGCTGCAACTCCTACAACAGTAGTTGCTCGAGCCGGAAATGACTCTACAACAGCATCTGTGAAGAGCACTGCCGTCTCACCAGCAGGATCCCCACACTCGTTACCCGTCGCTGACAACCCTAACTCCGGCAGCTCTGGCCCCGTTAGCCCAGTCTCCAAAAGCCCTGTTTCTGATAGCCCCGTTCCTAATATTCCAGTCGCCAAAACTCCTATAAAAAAAGTCGCCGTCCCCAAAGTCGCTATCTCCGATAGCCCTAAATCCGGCAGCCCTGTCCCCAAAAAGCCTGTTCCGCAAGTTCCCCACAAAATCGAAGCACAAACCTCGTATACCTTCCCTTGCACAGCAAAAGGAGGCATCGTCCCTTGTGGACAAAGTCCCCCATGTGCTGGCCCAACACCTTGTGGTCCAAATTACCCATGCGCAATCATCGAAGCtgagaaacataaaaaagtactCTACAAACATGTAaaacatagatttaaaaatccaTACGAATGCATACCGCCAATACTTGACAAAACGCCATCTGATATGTCACTAACAAATCAAAACCTAATTTGTGATTCCGATGTTTGCCGTGACTTGGACTGTGGCCCAGATGCGATGTGTAACACTGATGCATTTACATATGAGGGAAACCGCCTACTAAAATGTGTCCGTGATCCAATTTGCACGAAGAATCCTAAACCAGTGCCAATGGCGGGCAACCCTCACACCAGAAACACTATTCCTAAAGAGAGAAAATTTGAGAAGAGTCCCAAACCTGCGGATATAAATCTAGGCTCGCAACAAGCACCGTGCAGAAATTGCAAATGTTGCACAG CTTCAGGTCCGATGTTGGACCAGTTCAAGTGCGTGTCAACTTGGTGCCCAACAAAATACCCCAGGACGTTGAAATCGGCGACCACCTGCACAGAGGACAAGTCAAAATCTTGCACATGTATGAAAGTGAACAGATTGGCGACAG ATATCATAACGACAACAGAACTAGCAAACACTCACAGCCGATTGATCCCAAGTGTATCAGACTCGATGGTGTTGAAGACAGGTCAATCGACCCTTATGTGTGCCATCGACCAGCTGTGCGCCACGGTTGGCCAGCTTACTGGTCAGATTCAAATGCTACTGGTACGGAAGCCGAAATAG
- the LOC128680469 gene encoding uncharacterized protein LOC128680469, whose amino-acid sequence MAPKSSKDKKLCRFCQHPVGDKSGVKCKGDCGRWAHYKCLGFTPQMILDAHDGKIDLACICPNCSAKMFDYELNREIPCVQVDGACPTVETLQKRFKKPSACEPIPLCSNDQCMKSMDPRTKKTFCACHPTAVRRQEPPTTQMQPNPTTVETMALQETKPVFCVCHPTAMKTEEAQIKESAASDLSRMKTKASRKTKPAFCVCHPTAVKTEDQRMKETSASDPTTAGTKNMAKNLMVCSCDSQRQLTPNKVSRKCNCQGEAASKSSKHGVKFEPEKDKPETNLPPYMSCGPKNPCWPCCPNYPCKKNSRIKIIPYKYKNYNYKLPLSDCNASQPSEALFDSMTLPPNQNLVCDSSACRSSTCGQTGLCNDTLDTFMEKFRLPSCSKEPRSIPMISNARKPKTLEQPKEMLKATSFPTSDPLANLYLGSENAPCRNCKCEFGPTLDQFKCVSALCSAKHPKNLSAPILKRK is encoded by the exons ATGGCTCCAAAATCATCCAAAGACAAGAAACTATGCAGATTCTGTCAGCACCCCGTTGGTGACAAGAGTGGAGTAAAATGCAAGGGGGACTGCGGCAGATGGGCCCACTACAAATGTCTTGGCTTCACCCCCCAAATGATCCTGGACGCACACGATGGTAAAATCGACTTGGCTTGTATATGTCCAAACTGTTCCGCAAAAATGTTCGACTACGAACTAAACAGAGAAATTCCATGTGTACAAGTGGATGGAGCTTGTCCGACGGTGGAAACCCTTCAGAAGCGATTTAAAAAGCCATCTGCTTGCGAGCCTATACCCCTGTGCAGCAATGATCAATGTATGAAATCCATGGATCCAAGAACGAAAAAAACTTTCTGTGCCTGTCATCCTACAGCGGTGAGAAGACAGGAGCCGCCGACGACTCAAATGCAACCTAATCCTACAACGGTGGAAACCATGGCGTTGCAGGAGACAAAGCCTGTTTTCTGTGTTTGCCATCCAACGGCTATGAAGACCGAAGAGGCGCAAATAAAAGAGTCAGCTGCCAGCGATCTTTCAAGGATGAAGACCAAGGCGTCGCGGAAGACAAAGCCAGCTTTCTGTGTCTGCCATCCTACTGCTGTGAAGACTGAGGATCAGCGGATGAAAGAGACATCTGCTAGCGATCCAACAACGGCGGGAACCAAGAACATGGCGAAGAATCTAATGGTCTGCTCATGCGATTCTCAAAGgcaatt aacaCCAAATAAAGTTTCCCGGAAATGCAACTGTCAAGGTGAAGCTGCTTCAAAATCGTCAAAGCATGGTGTAAAATTCGAACCCGAAAAAGACAAACCAGAAACAAATCTGCCCCCGTACATGTCTTGCGGACCCAAAAACCCTTGTTGGCCTTGTTGTCCCAATTATCcatgcaaaaaaaatagtagaataaaaataataccctacaaatataaaaattataactataaattaccTCTAAGTGATTGCAATGCGTCACAACCTAGCGAAGCCCTATTCGACTCCATGACCCTTCCTCCAAATCAAAATCTTGTTTGTGATTCGTCCGCTTGCCGAAGCTCAACTTGTGGGCAGACTGGGTTGTGTAATGATACATTAGATACTTTTATGGAGAAATTTCGGTTGCCAAGTTGCTCTAAAGAGCCTAGATCGATTCCAATGATTTCCAATGCTCGCAAACCTAAAACTCTTGAACAACCAAAGGAAATGCTGAAAGCGACATCGTTCCCTACAAGTGATCCACTTGCAAACCTGTATCTAGGGTCAGAAAACGCACCGTGCAGAAATTGCAAATGTGAATTTGGTCCGACACTAGATCAATTTAAATGCGTATCAGCATTATGCTCAGCAAAGCACCCAAAGAATCTCTCTGCACCTATTTTAAAGcgcaaataa